The DNA segment CTAATGAATGTTCGCAGATAACTATCGTATCTTTTCTTATAAAGTTGCAATTAAATATTTGATTTAAAACCAGTTCATGATAATCAGCTCTATAAGGGGGATCTAAATATATAAAGTCAAATTTTATTTTATTTAAATTATTCTTAGTAGAATAATTTTTGGAGGCACTGGGTTTTGTCCAAATCAATACATCTTTGCAAATAACCTCAATATCATTTTTTCTATTATCCATATTTTGCAATGAATATAAATTCTTTAAACATATTTTTGAGAGATTTTTATTTTTTTCAACTGCAATTATTTTTTTTGCACCATGATTATATGCCTCACAGGATATTGATCCTGTCCCACTAAATAAATCCAACCAATTAGAATTTTCA comes from the Prochlorococcus marinus str. MIT 9515 genome and includes:
- the rsmD gene encoding 16S rRNA (guanine(966)-N(2))-methyltransferase RsmD, which translates into the protein MKSNLRLIGGRKLESPNTNESRPTTLMVREAIFNILKNTVENSNWLDLFSGTGSISCEAYNHGAKKIIAVEKNKNLSKICLKNLYSLQNMDNRKNDIEVICKDVLIWTKPSASKNYSTKNNLNKIKFDFIYLDPPYRADYHELVLNQIFNCNFIRKDTIVICEHSLDLEIKKNILWEIYDVRTYGQSKLTFLIHI